One segment of Synchiropus splendidus isolate RoL2022-P1 chromosome 4, RoL_Sspl_1.0, whole genome shotgun sequence DNA contains the following:
- the rps16 gene encoding 40S ribosomal protein S16, producing MPAKGPLQSVQVFGRKKTATAVAHCKRGNGLIKVNGRPLEMVEPATLQYKLLEPVLLLGKERFAAVDIRVRVKGGGHVAQVYAIRQAISKALVAYYQKYVDEASKKEIKDILIQYDRTLLVADPRRCESKKFGGPGARARYQKSYR from the exons ATGCCAGCTAAAGGTCCCCTGCAATCGGTCCAGGTCTTTGGACGTAAA AAAACTGCCACTGCAGTTGCCCACTGCAAGAGGGGTAATGGGCTCATCAAGGTGAACGGCAGACCCCTGGAGATGGTGGAGCCTGCCACTCTCCAGTACAAG CTTCTGGAGCCAGTGCTGCTTCTGGGCAAGGAGCGCTTCGCTGCTGTTGACATCAGGGTCAGAGTGAAGGGTGGTGGACATGTGGCACAGGTCTATG CCATCCGTCAGGCCATCTCCAAGGCTCTGGTTGCCTACTATCAGAAAT atgtGGATGAGGCCTCAAAGAAGGAGATCAAGGACATCCTGATCCAGTACGACAGGACCCTGCTGGTTGCTGATCCCCGTCGTTGTGAGTCCAAGAAGTTCGGTGGACCTGGAGCTCGTGCCCGCTACCAGAAGTCCTACCGTTAA